One Prevotella melaninogenica DNA window includes the following coding sequences:
- a CDS encoding NgoBV family restriction endonuclease produces the protein MEKLTPEEVYNRLLDDYDIKSLDGKIQFFLGDVDIIVKQKDVVGNIVQEWLEGWFKKREIAYLPSDNPQLPPDFYLDPDDKKHSLLEVKAFNRDASPAFDLADFTGYAKAILKEPWELDTKYLIFGYNMSDEGIVTIKDLWIKNVWEISRSSDKWALNVQYKNEQINKIRPATWYANKAKFPLFQSLEHYLSALEQTLVDYPDTRALSIGWRKKMQDSYNAFSGRKITIPRWEDIEEIYQGKK, from the coding sequence ATGGAAAAACTTACACCAGAAGAAGTCTATAATAGACTATTAGATGATTACGACATTAAAAGCCTTGATGGAAAAATCCAGTTCTTTCTTGGCGATGTAGATATTATCGTAAAACAGAAAGATGTTGTGGGAAATATTGTTCAAGAGTGGCTGGAGGGCTGGTTTAAAAAACGTGAAATAGCCTACCTGCCAAGTGATAATCCACAACTTCCCCCCGACTTCTACCTCGACCCTGACGACAAGAAACACTCTCTTTTAGAGGTCAAGGCATTCAATAGAGATGCTTCGCCTGCTTTTGATCTCGCCGACTTTACGGGTTATGCTAAAGCTATATTGAAAGAACCATGGGAACTGGATACAAAGTATTTGATATTCGGTTATAACATGTCGGACGAGGGTATTGTTACTATCAAAGACTTGTGGATAAAGAACGTTTGGGAAATAAGTCGTTCGTCGGACAAATGGGCACTCAATGTGCAGTACAAGAATGAGCAGATAAACAAGATACGTCCTGCAACATGGTATGCTAATAAGGCAAAATTCCCGTTGTTCCAAAGCCTGGAACATTATCTTTCAGCCTTAGAACAGACACTGGTTGATTACCCAGATACAAGAGCTTTGTCCATCGGCTGGCGAAAGAAAATGCAGGATAGCTATAATGCTTTTTCTGGACGAAAGATAACCATTCCACGTTGGGAGGACATTGAGGAGATTTATCAAGGAAAGAAATAA
- a CDS encoding histidinol phosphate phosphatase has protein sequence MANKPLQFILTERKLNVGKAGEKTVQIAQPTGRHRVDFRNFCERVSKSTTFNPQEVAAVLNLATETARDIVANGDIVDFGDLGTLKPSFKSKAVEVGTPFRAQVHIEKPVVRLVASTKYFTLTDVAYEQVTKKETKKKEEGGIGKKKPGPEPEPVPEP, from the coding sequence ATGGCAAACAAGCCTTTACAATTTATTCTGACTGAGCGCAAGCTCAATGTGGGCAAGGCGGGTGAGAAAACCGTACAGATTGCCCAACCTACGGGACGACACCGTGTGGATTTCCGCAACTTCTGCGAACGTGTGTCTAAGTCTACTACTTTCAATCCACAGGAAGTGGCGGCAGTTCTTAATCTTGCTACTGAAACGGCTCGCGACATTGTGGCTAATGGCGACATCGTGGACTTTGGCGATCTCGGTACGCTGAAGCCATCGTTCAAGAGTAAAGCCGTTGAAGTGGGTACGCCTTTCCGTGCGCAGGTGCATATCGAAAAGCCTGTGGTGCGTCTGGTGGCATCAACCAAGTACTTTACGCTGACCGATGTTGCCTATGAGCAGGTGACGAAAAAGGAGACTAAGAAGAAAGAAGAGGGCGGTATCGGGAAAAAGAAACCGGGACCAGAGCCTGAACCTGTCCCAGAACCGTAA
- a CDS encoding DUF4099 domain-containing protein, with amino-acid sequence MESNSNDNYVLVLEDRTEVKNEKEAGKLSVISGIDDKGNLKSTEAIAANQAAFLKFNNKDGLLKNFMTNFLKQFNNPTHFGLYKVLADNVEQGVDNLRTMLQSREKPENKQQLAEMGVPFEDYLPQQKNATAIDPEKVDWKILDNLGLTRERLEQSGELAKMLNWQKSNLLTIAVPIGDTTIYTEARLAFRTDDNGNIGLAIHPLKKEPQLDFPYMGYKFSPEEKEALLTTGNLGKTIEVTPKNGEPFSAYVSIDPQTNEIIALRADRVNIPKEIKGVTLSDAQYKELVEGKAVKVEGMTAKSGKTFDATLQVNAERKGIEFIFDNNKSLRERQEHKQAQQQGVPHKLCGLELSEKQREALDSGRTLYLKNMVDKQGQPFNAYVRMDKEQNRPRFYKWNPDKKQETGKEKVVAVAEEHKTQVAVNNHGKTNEATKDVKEPLKTGQTQPTAEQKQKQDENKQKKSRGRRM; translated from the coding sequence ATGGAATCAAACAGCAATGACAATTACGTGCTGGTCTTGGAAGACCGCACGGAAGTGAAGAATGAAAAGGAAGCAGGAAAACTCTCCGTAATTTCTGGTATTGACGACAAGGGAAACCTTAAAAGCACCGAGGCAATCGCTGCCAATCAGGCAGCGTTCTTGAAGTTCAACAACAAGGACGGACTCCTCAAAAACTTCATGACTAACTTCCTCAAACAGTTCAATAACCCGACTCATTTTGGGCTGTACAAGGTATTGGCTGACAATGTGGAGCAGGGCGTGGACAACCTGCGTACTATGTTACAAAGCCGTGAGAAGCCCGAAAACAAACAGCAACTGGCAGAGATGGGCGTTCCCTTTGAGGACTATCTGCCCCAGCAGAAGAATGCCACCGCTATCGACCCCGAAAAGGTGGATTGGAAGATACTCGACAATCTCGGACTTACCCGTGAGCGATTGGAGCAGAGTGGAGAGTTGGCAAAAATGCTCAACTGGCAGAAGAGTAATCTCTTAACGATTGCCGTACCTATTGGAGACACTACTATCTACACCGAAGCTCGCCTTGCTTTTCGCACGGACGATAACGGCAATATCGGTTTGGCAATTCATCCTTTGAAAAAAGAACCACAGCTTGACTTTCCCTATATGGGCTACAAGTTCTCTCCCGAAGAAAAGGAGGCACTTCTCACTACGGGCAATCTCGGTAAAACCATCGAGGTAACACCCAAGAACGGAGAGCCTTTCTCTGCATACGTTTCTATTGACCCGCAGACGAATGAAATCATAGCCCTGCGTGCCGACCGTGTGAACATCCCTAAGGAGATCAAGGGCGTAACGCTCTCTGATGCCCAGTACAAAGAACTTGTGGAAGGCAAAGCCGTGAAGGTGGAAGGTATGACTGCCAAGAGTGGTAAGACCTTTGATGCAACTTTGCAAGTCAATGCCGAGCGAAAGGGCATTGAGTTCATCTTTGACAACAACAAGAGTTTAAGAGAACGACAGGAACACAAACAGGCTCAGCAGCAAGGTGTTCCACATAAGCTTTGCGGCTTAGAGTTATCAGAAAAACAGCGTGAAGCTTTGGATAGCGGTCGCACACTATATCTAAAGAATATGGTGGACAAGCAGGGACAACCTTTCAACGCATATGTTCGCATGGACAAGGAACAGAATAGACCACGCTTTTATAAATGGAATCCCGACAAGAAGCAGGAAACCGGCAAGGAAAAGGTGGTTGCCGTAGCCGAAGAACACAAAACACAGGTAGCCGTAAACAACCATGGCAAGACGAATGAAGCCACCAAAGACGTGAAAGAACCGCTGAAAACGGGACAGACACAGCCTACTGCTGAGCAGAAGCAAAAGCAGGACGAGAACAAGCAGAAAAAGTCCCGTGGACGTAGAATGTAA
- a CDS encoding TetR/AcrR family transcriptional regulator, with protein sequence MAEEENKPKRYRRTNVDIQADIIKAAESLIKKKGFASMLVTELIKKARIEPLVFYNRYDNLSEFYDEFVKRYDYWFKDVLTDIPFPTDSELGYISIFKDVHKALQDKSVMLELLRWEIAEGNQTTVRTAMLREMHTLPLANSYEEKFKDIDISAISALIIGGIYYLNLHRDRSKFADIDLNTEQGRKRIENALEELGHMIFHNHEVNNYKKVVAERMKENGISDEIIKKCLD encoded by the coding sequence ATGGCAGAAGAAGAAAATAAACCCAAAAGATACAGAAGGACAAATGTCGATATACAGGCTGACATTATCAAGGCAGCAGAAAGTCTGATCAAGAAAAAAGGCTTTGCATCAATGTTGGTAACAGAACTTATCAAGAAAGCCAGAATCGAACCGCTTGTCTTTTATAACAGATATGATAATCTTAGTGAGTTTTATGATGAATTCGTTAAGAGATACGACTATTGGTTTAAGGATGTCCTGACTGATATTCCATTTCCTACTGATTCAGAATTGGGCTATATCAGTATTTTCAAGGATGTACATAAGGCACTTCAGGACAAATCCGTAATGTTGGAATTACTGCGTTGGGAAATAGCAGAAGGAAATCAGACCACGGTTCGTACAGCTATGCTCAGGGAAATGCACACATTACCTCTTGCCAATTCCTATGAAGAGAAATTTAAAGATATTGACATATCAGCCATATCGGCATTGATTATAGGTGGCATATATTATCTCAATCTCCATCGCGACCGTTCAAAGTTTGCCGATATTGACTTGAATACGGAGCAAGGCAGAAAACGTATAGAAAATGCCTTAGAGGAACTTGGACACATGATATTCCACAACCATGAAGTAAATAATTATAAAAAAGTAGTTGCTGAAAGAATGAAAGAAAACGGTATCAGCGATGAAATCATAAAAAAGTGTTTGGATTAA
- a CDS encoding aminotransferase class I/II-fold pyridoxal phosphate-dependent enzyme, producing the protein MNKKIISLKDFEITPNENVIERSQNFQSYIDQMEQFGCKSYWVMARTGVGAKMQIEGYDGEVSAYISNDYLGMSQRSETKEAGINAVLKYGTGASAAQAIGGYLDIHKQLEEDIAKFVGQEDAILFSSGFGANAGLLRAILGKNDIAYIDSYIHTSATSGLIGTNVKHIGHNDIDYLDMILERETGKYQTRLVIIDGVYSQNGDLSKLPEYITVCKKHDCLLMMDDAHGIGVMGENGRGTAEYYNCLGQVDIITGTFSKSFGCVGGFVAASEKLIQYLRYYADSNVFSAAMTPQVAASTLKALELIQTRPEIRKKLWTNVNYLRKRLTEEGFDIGCSVSAIFPIMVRDNRKVYEIARELQKRCIFVSGITYPAVRTKEARLRVSVLASHEIVQLEQLVTALVEIRKSTPF; encoded by the coding sequence ATGAATAAAAAAATTATTTCATTAAAAGATTTCGAGATTACTCCAAATGAGAATGTAATCGAACGGAGCCAAAATTTCCAAAGCTACATAGACCAAATGGAGCAGTTCGGCTGCAAGAGTTATTGGGTCATGGCAAGAACGGGAGTAGGAGCCAAGATGCAGATAGAGGGCTATGATGGTGAAGTTTCCGCATACATTTCCAATGATTACCTTGGTATGTCGCAAAGATCAGAAACTAAAGAAGCTGGCATAAATGCCGTCCTGAAATATGGCACAGGGGCAAGTGCCGCACAAGCCATAGGAGGCTATCTAGATATTCATAAACAATTGGAGGAAGACATAGCGAAGTTTGTAGGACAAGAAGATGCCATCCTTTTTTCATCTGGCTTTGGCGCTAATGCAGGTTTACTTCGTGCCATATTGGGAAAAAATGACATAGCCTACATTGATTCGTATATCCATACCAGTGCCACGAGTGGTTTAATTGGAACCAATGTAAAACATATAGGACACAATGACATTGACTATCTTGACATGATTCTTGAACGGGAAACAGGAAAATATCAGACTCGATTGGTCATCATTGATGGGGTCTATTCCCAAAATGGAGATTTGTCAAAACTCCCAGAATATATCACAGTCTGCAAGAAACACGATTGTCTTCTTATGATGGATGATGCCCATGGTATTGGAGTTATGGGAGAAAATGGCAGAGGAACAGCCGAATATTATAATTGCTTGGGACAAGTAGATATTATTACAGGAACTTTCAGTAAATCCTTCGGATGTGTCGGTGGTTTTGTTGCCGCGTCAGAAAAACTGATTCAGTATCTGAGATATTATGCTGACAGTAATGTCTTTTCCGCAGCAATGACTCCACAGGTTGCAGCATCTACACTGAAGGCACTGGAACTTATACAGACACGTCCTGAAATTCGCAAGAAATTGTGGACCAATGTCAATTATCTGCGCAAACGACTGACAGAGGAAGGCTTTGATATAGGCTGTTCGGTATCAGCAATATTCCCTATTATGGTCAGGGACAATAGAAAAGTATATGAAATAGCACGTGAATTACAAAAAAGATGTATCTTTGTAAGCGGTATCACATATCCTGCGGTAAGAACCAAGGAAGCACGGCTTAGAGTCAGTGTGTTGGCTTCACACGAAATAGTACAGTTGGAGCAATTGGTGACCGCCCTTGTGGAAATTAGAAAATCAACACCTTTTTAG
- a CDS encoding cysteine peptidase family C39 domain-containing protein, translating into MRRKYDYNEAITFFRQSDSMMCGTTCLQMICKYYGKNFSQAFLSSICYATTEGISMLGIKEAAEKFGIKTIGL; encoded by the coding sequence ATGAGGAGAAAATACGATTACAATGAGGCGATTACCTTTTTTAGACAATCAGATTCTATGATGTGTGGTACCACTTGCTTACAGATGATATGTAAATATTACGGTAAGAACTTTAGCCAAGCTTTCTTGTCTAGCATATGTTATGCAACTACAGAAGGTATTTCTATGTTGGGAATAAAAGAAGCTGCTGAGAAATTTGGCATTAAAACTATAGGACTTTAA